A genome region from Macaca nemestrina isolate mMacNem1 chromosome 20, mMacNem.hap1, whole genome shotgun sequence includes the following:
- the LOC105496976 gene encoding retinol dehydrogenase 13, translating into MNRYLLPLSALGTLAGAAVLLRDYVTGGACPSKATIPGKTVIVTGANTGIGKQTALELAKRGGNIILACRDMEKCEAAAKDIRGETLNHHVNARHLDLASLKSIREFAAKIIEEEERVDILINNAGVMRCPHWTTEDGFEMQFGVNHLGHFLLTNLLLDKLKAAAPSRIINLSSLAHVAGHIDFDDLNWQTRKYNTKAAYCQSKLAIVLFTKELSRRLQGSGVTVNALHPGVARTELGRHTGIHGSTFSSTTLGPIIWLLVKSPELAAQPSTYLAVAEELADVSGKYFDGLKQKAPAPEAEDEEVARRLWAESARLVGLEAPSVRQQPLPR; encoded by the exons ATGAACCGCTACCTGCTGCCGCTGTCGGCGCTGGGCACACTAGCAGGCGCCGCCGTGCTGCTCAG GGACTATGTCACCGGTGGGGCTTGTCCCAGCAAGGCCACCATCCCTGGGAAGACGGTCATCGTGACGGGCGCCAACACAGGCATCGGGAAGCAGACCGCCTTGGAATTGGCCAAGAGAG GAGGCAACATCATCCTGGCCTGCCGAGACATGGAGAAGTGTGAGGCGGCGGCAAAGGACATCCGCGGGGAGACTCTCAATCACCACGTCAATGCCCGGCACCTGGACTTGGCTTCCCTCAAGTCCATCCGAGAGTTTGCAGCGAAGATCATTGAAG AGGAGGAGCGAGTGGACATTCTAATCAACAACGCGGGCGTGATGCGGTGCCCCCACTGGACCACCGAGGACGGCTTCGAGATGCAGTTTGGCGTTAACCACCTGG GTCACTTTCTCTTGACGAACTTGCTGCTGGACAAGCTGAAAGCCGCAGCCCCTTCGCGGATCATCAACCTGTCGTCCTTGGCCCACGTGGCTGGGCACATAGACTTTGATGACTTGAACTGGCAGACGAGGAAGTATAACACCAAAGCCGCCTACTGCCAGAGCAAGCTGGCCATCGTCCTCTTCACCAAGGAGCTGAGCCGGCGGCTGCAAG GCTCTGGTGTGACTGTCAACGCCCTGCACCCCGGGGTGGCCAGGACAGAGCTGGGCAGACACACGGGCATCCACGGCTCCACCTTCTCCAGCACCACGCTCG GGCCCATCATCTGGCTGCTGGTCAAGAGCCCCGAGCTGGCCGCCCAGCCCAGCACATACCTGGCCGTGGCAGAGGAACTGGCGGATGTTTCCGGAAAGTACTTCGATGGACTCAAACAGAAGGCCCCGGCCCCCGAGGCTGAGGATGAGGAGGTGGCCCGGAGGCTTTGGGCTGAAAGCGCCCGCCTGGTGGGCTTAGAGGCT